The following are encoded in a window of Candidatus Cloacimonadota bacterium genomic DNA:
- a CDS encoding geranylgeranylglyceryl/heptaprenylglyceryl phosphate synthase, protein MSTLDSINGNLYSKDQNDKIYSQILQMPKPAYFVLIDPDKTGVKESLSLAVLAEQKGVDGLLIGSSLLLHDNLDNCLREMKKLVKIPIIIFPGLLNTYSPLADAILFLNMISSRNAQLLIGEQVRAAPLLKKLGLESISTAYILIESGKLTSVQYVSNSLPIPRDKPDILIAHVLAAEYIGMKMIYLETGSGANQPVPLEMIKQVKLTTDLPIIVGGGIRKADTASEIAAVGADIIVTGTVMEDEENHQLLADFVEAIHRWRK, encoded by the coding sequence ATGAGTACTTTAGACAGTATTAACGGAAATTTGTATTCTAAAGATCAGAATGACAAGATCTACTCACAAATCTTACAAATGCCCAAACCTGCCTATTTTGTGCTTATAGATCCTGATAAAACTGGAGTTAAAGAATCTTTAAGCTTAGCAGTTTTAGCAGAACAAAAAGGTGTTGATGGGCTTTTAATAGGGAGCAGTTTGCTTCTTCACGACAATCTAGATAACTGCTTGCGTGAAATGAAAAAACTGGTCAAAATCCCTATCATAATCTTTCCTGGTCTTTTGAATACTTATTCACCATTAGCTGATGCTATATTATTCCTTAATATGATCAGCAGCCGTAATGCTCAGTTATTGATAGGTGAGCAGGTAAGAGCAGCTCCTTTGCTAAAGAAATTAGGGTTGGAGTCGATAAGTACTGCCTACATACTCATTGAATCGGGGAAATTGACGTCTGTCCAATATGTCAGCAACAGCTTGCCCATTCCGAGAGACAAACCCGATATCCTAATAGCCCATGTTTTAGCAGCTGAGTATATTGGGATGAAGATGATCTATTTAGAAACTGGTAGTGGAGCCAATCAACCAGTTCCTCTGGAAATGATAAAACAGGTAAAGTTAACAACAGATCTGCCGATTATCGTCGGTGGAGGAATAAGAAAAGCTGATACAGCATCAGAAATTGCTGCAGTCGGAGCAGATATTATTGTAACCGGTACAGTCATGGAAGACGAAGAGAATCACCAGTTATTAGCTGATTTTGTGGAAGCAATTCATAGATGGCGAAAATGA
- a CDS encoding polyprenyl synthetase family protein — MVLERYFESRQLIVDKALRDYLTPIKTYPEQLYEAMHYALFSGGKRLRPILFFAAYEMLKEKKNAAILQSVVPAACALEMVHTASLIHDDLPIIDNSDLRRNELSCHKKFDEATAILAGDALLTKAFEVLTDINNASKAISCIGVLARAVSTRGMIGGQTVDVLVTSTKARINVLKYIHMKKTGSLLQAAMDLACVLADAEENVILALESFALNVGLAYQVIDDILDEIGTSEILGKEPGEDARNNKATYAAILGLDKARKTAEKLLDDSYKLIKNMPNNEVLVEYIYMIRERIPI; from the coding sequence TTGGTATTGGAAAGATATTTTGAGTCAAGACAATTGATTGTTGATAAGGCACTAAGGGACTACTTAACGCCGATAAAAACCTATCCTGAGCAGTTATATGAGGCAATGCACTATGCTCTTTTTTCTGGTGGTAAACGGTTGCGCCCGATACTTTTTTTTGCTGCCTATGAAATGTTAAAAGAGAAGAAAAATGCCGCAATATTACAGTCTGTTGTACCTGCTGCCTGTGCTTTAGAAATGGTTCATACAGCATCCTTGATACATGATGATCTGCCCATTATCGATAATTCGGATTTAAGGCGTAACGAACTAAGCTGTCATAAGAAGTTTGACGAAGCAACAGCAATCTTAGCGGGAGATGCTTTGCTGACTAAAGCATTTGAGGTTTTAACCGATATAAACAATGCTTCGAAGGCAATAAGCTGCATCGGAGTATTGGCTCGAGCTGTTTCTACTCGAGGAATGATCGGTGGTCAGACTGTTGACGTATTAGTTACTAGTACCAAAGCAAGAATAAATGTTCTGAAGTATATCCATATGAAGAAGACAGGATCGTTATTACAAGCAGCTATGGACTTAGCTTGTGTTTTAGCTGACGCAGAGGAGAATGTTATCTTAGCGTTAGAGAGTTTTGCTCTCAATGTCGGATTAGCATATCAGGTTATAGATGATATTCTTGATGAGATTGGAACGAGTGAGATATTGGGCAAAGAGCCCGGAGAAGATGCTCGTAACAACAAAGCTACTTATGCAGCGATACTTGGCTTAGATAAAGCGCGGAAAACTGCTGAGAAATTGCTGGATGATTCTTACAAACTGATTAAAAATATGCCTAACAACGAAGTTTTAGTCGAATACATTTACATGATAAGAGAAAGAATCCCGATATGA
- a CDS encoding geranylgeranylglycerol-phosphate geranylgeranyltransferase — protein sequence MKNYLLIIRPLNCLFIGFAVLVGGWLNTEVESYPVLLIAMLVAMLIGAGGYVINDFFDIRIDSINKPHRLLPRGVFKPEFAFMYALFLFMFGISISIFTINFWAIFIAVLNSILLYHYAKSLKNTILWGNLVISYITGSALLYGAVITNNILNILPLIIFTILYTFVREIIKDAEDEKADRIIGVKTYATAFGQKQAVYISLIPALLLAISLYIYYIEKLISKSLFEIVILVYLIPLIFIYLYLLIKINPERLHRSSVFIKIHMLILLITYIIVI from the coding sequence ATGAAAAATTATCTTCTAATTATAAGACCGCTTAACTGTCTGTTCATTGGATTTGCTGTCCTTGTTGGAGGTTGGCTCAACACGGAAGTTGAGAGCTATCCTGTACTATTAATAGCAATGTTAGTAGCGATGTTAATCGGTGCAGGTGGTTATGTAATTAACGATTTCTTCGATATAAGAATTGATTCGATCAATAAACCTCATCGGTTATTACCCAGAGGGGTATTCAAACCGGAATTTGCTTTCATGTATGCCCTCTTCTTATTCATGTTCGGGATATCGATCAGCATTTTTACGATCAACTTCTGGGCGATTTTTATAGCAGTTCTCAATTCGATACTTCTCTATCATTATGCCAAATCTTTGAAGAACACAATTCTTTGGGGTAACTTGGTTATCTCTTATATCACAGGTAGTGCTTTATTGTATGGTGCCGTAATTACTAACAATATTCTTAATATACTGCCTCTTATTATATTTACAATTTTGTATACTTTCGTGAGAGAGATCATTAAAGATGCTGAGGATGAAAAGGCAGATAGAATAATCGGTGTTAAGACTTATGCTACAGCATTCGGACAAAAGCAAGCTGTTTATATTTCTCTAATACCAGCTTTACTTCTTGCTATCAGTTTGTATATTTATTATATTGAGAAACTAATATCGAAAAGTCTCTTCGAGATAGTTATATTAGTCTATTTGATCCCTTTGATTTTTATTTACCTATATCTGCTAATCAAGATTAATCCGGAAAGGTTACACCGCAGCTCAGTATTTATTAAGATCCATATGTTGATTTTATTGATAACATATATCATAGTAATTTGA
- a CDS encoding prepilin peptidase, with product MPIAVEIILIIIIGSSFGSFFNVCIYRLPQKKSIVYPSSYCPNCSQPIPKWLNMPIIGFFLTKGRCRECKTKIHWHYPVVEFISALLFLLLFFRFGSYFSFIYFKYALLIGFLIIIFFIDLYHKIIPDTLSLPLIIIGLITIWLPYNDVSVKSALTGAAFGFLLFFIIPYVFWKLTGKVGIGGGDIKLILGVGLFIGFIGVIFSILVSSIIALITLPLIRFDLKKEFPFGTFITIGVLLYLFIGKQIIDWYLDLILL from the coding sequence TTGCCCATTGCTGTCGAAATCATTTTAATCATCATCATTGGTTCCTCCTTTGGGAGTTTTTTCAATGTCTGTATTTATAGGTTACCCCAAAAAAAATCCATAGTTTATCCTTCATCTTATTGTCCCAATTGCTCACAACCGATCCCCAAATGGCTTAATATGCCAATAATCGGTTTTTTTCTTACAAAAGGAAGATGTCGGGAATGTAAAACAAAGATACATTGGCATTATCCTGTGGTAGAATTTATCTCTGCTCTATTGTTTCTGTTGCTTTTCTTCCGTTTTGGGAGCTATTTTTCCTTTATATACTTTAAATATGCCCTCTTAATAGGTTTCCTTATCATCATCTTCTTTATTGATCTCTATCATAAAATCATTCCGGATACTTTGTCTCTACCACTAATCATTATTGGATTGATAACTATCTGGCTTCCCTATAACGATGTATCTGTAAAATCAGCTCTCACGGGTGCTGCATTTGGGTTCTTACTATTTTTTATTATCCCTTATGTTTTTTGGAAACTAACAGGTAAAGTGGGAATTGGTGGTGGTGATATTAAACTTATTCTTGGAGTAGGACTATTTATTGGTTTTATAGGAGTAATTTTTTCTATCCTTGTCTCTTCAATAATAGCTCTGATTACTCTTCCGTTAATTAGATTTGATTTGAAAAAGGAATTTCCATTCGGAACCTTTATAACTATAGGAGTACTTCTCTATCTTTTTATTGGTAAGCAGATAATTGACTGGTATCTTGATCTTATTCTGTTATAA
- a CDS encoding DUF512 domain-containing protein yields the protein MPLRIARVVKGSIADKAGITNDDVIISVNGNVIDDFIGLQFYCSDPILNFDIQQADGKIRKVTITQDWQSKLGIEPGKYQIRKCTNKCIFCFIDQMPSQLRRSLYLKDDDYLFSFVYGNYISLNNLQDKDYKRIVDERISPLYISVHTTNPTFRKQIMGYKQEIDILDKLKFLSQNRISFHTQIVVIPKMNDKEELRKTIIDLTHPDINTLSIGLVPVGLTKHRDDLYPLRNITANEAKEVINLANFLANSTGFSQIYCADELFILSGIEIPSIQYYDDFCQIENGIGMLRAMLKNWQRKQQRFAKLLSDESLLFVTGILAAKYIRHIAGSINHIFGEKRAEVLVVENSFFGDTVTVSGLLTYQDIERELSKRESLPDYLAFSSNMFNVDGFTLDGIHQDELSERWQRKVLVINELWTDWKIIH from the coding sequence ATGCCTTTAAGAATAGCCAGAGTCGTCAAAGGGAGTATTGCTGATAAAGCAGGAATTACCAACGATGATGTAATTATTAGTGTCAATGGAAATGTCATAGATGATTTCATAGGGCTCCAGTTTTACTGTTCAGATCCTATACTGAATTTCGATATACAACAAGCAGACGGAAAGATAAGGAAGGTAACAATTACCCAAGATTGGCAGTCAAAATTAGGTATTGAACCGGGAAAATATCAAATACGTAAATGTACCAATAAATGCATCTTTTGTTTTATTGATCAGATGCCATCTCAACTAAGAAGAAGTCTATATCTGAAAGATGATGATTATCTTTTCTCATTTGTTTATGGAAATTATATATCTTTGAACAATCTGCAAGACAAAGACTATAAAAGAATAGTTGATGAACGGATCAGTCCCCTCTATATCTCTGTTCATACTACAAACCCGACCTTTAGAAAGCAGATCATGGGATATAAGCAAGAAATTGATATTCTGGATAAGCTTAAGTTTCTATCACAGAATAGGATTAGCTTTCATACCCAGATAGTCGTTATTCCCAAGATGAATGATAAAGAAGAATTAAGAAAGACAATCATTGACTTAACTCATCCTGATATTAACACCCTTTCAATCGGCTTAGTACCTGTCGGATTGACAAAACATAGAGATGATCTTTATCCGTTAAGAAATATCACTGCGAATGAAGCAAAAGAAGTCATAAATTTAGCTAATTTTTTAGCAAATTCTACAGGTTTCAGTCAGATCTATTGTGCTGATGAGCTTTTTATATTATCAGGGATAGAAATACCCTCTATTCAGTATTATGACGACTTTTGTCAGATAGAAAACGGTATTGGTATGTTAAGGGCTATGCTAAAAAACTGGCAAAGGAAACAACAAAGATTTGCTAAGCTCCTATCAGATGAATCCTTACTCTTTGTAACCGGTATACTTGCTGCCAAATACATCAGACATATTGCTGGGAGTATAAATCATATCTTTGGTGAGAAAAGAGCCGAAGTTTTGGTAGTTGAGAATAGTTTCTTTGGGGATACTGTTACGGTATCCGGTTTATTAACATATCAAGATATTGAAAGAGAATTGTCGAAGAGAGAATCTCTTCCCGATTACCTTGCCTTCAGCAGCAATATGTTCAATGTAGATGGCTTCACTTTAGATGGTATCCATCAAGATGAATTAAGTGAACGATGGCAACGGAAAGTATTAGTGATTAATGAACTATGGACTGACTGGAAAATAATACATTAA
- a CDS encoding Gfo/Idh/MocA family oxidoreductase: MSILRMGLIGCGRISGKHFEAAEQLENAGFVTCADIIPERAAAAAEKYNLSSYYTDYHEMLAKEKIDLGVICAPSGLHPEIGIAVATKKIHVLTEKPMAINLKSADELIETCEANKVHLYVVKQNRLNPTMLLLKNAILKNRFGKIYLVQSNVFWQRPQTYYDMADWRGTWQYDGGAFLNQASHYVDALYWLIGPVNSVMAESATMARKIEAEDTGVALLKFSNGVIGSINVTMLTYPKNYEGSITVIGEKGTVKVGGIALNKIDKWEFEDYDDDDRLLEEANYQPLTVYGSGHLPYYLNVIESLKGKTNPYTNGRDGRSSLEIILAFYESVKSGKKINLPLKV, encoded by the coding sequence ATGAGTATCTTAAGAATGGGATTAATAGGGTGCGGAAGAATATCCGGAAAGCACTTCGAAGCAGCAGAACAATTGGAAAATGCTGGATTTGTTACCTGTGCCGACATCATACCAGAAAGAGCTGCAGCTGCAGCTGAGAAATACAATTTATCATCCTATTACACAGACTATCATGAAATGTTAGCCAAAGAGAAGATTGATCTGGGAGTTATTTGTGCTCCGAGCGGCTTACATCCCGAGATTGGCATAGCAGTAGCCACGAAAAAGATTCATGTCTTAACAGAAAAACCGATGGCAATAAATCTAAAATCTGCAGATGAACTGATTGAAACTTGTGAAGCTAACAAAGTTCATCTCTATGTTGTAAAGCAGAATCGCTTGAATCCAACAATGTTGCTATTAAAGAATGCAATACTTAAGAACAGGTTCGGCAAGATATATTTAGTACAATCTAATGTTTTTTGGCAAAGACCTCAAACTTACTACGATATGGCAGATTGGCGGGGAACATGGCAATATGATGGTGGAGCATTTCTCAATCAGGCGAGTCATTATGTTGATGCTCTTTATTGGTTGATTGGACCTGTTAATTCAGTTATGGCAGAGTCTGCTACTATGGCGAGGAAGATCGAAGCAGAAGATACCGGTGTTGCCTTATTAAAATTTAGTAATGGAGTTATAGGTTCAATCAATGTAACCATGCTCACTTATCCTAAAAATTACGAAGGTTCTATAACAGTAATAGGTGAAAAAGGAACAGTAAAAGTAGGGGGCATAGCATTAAATAAGATAGATAAATGGGAATTTGAAGATTATGATGATGATGATCGTTTACTGGAAGAGGCAAATTATCAACCATTGACAGTCTACGGTTCTGGTCATTTACCCTATTACTTAAATGTGATAGAATCACTTAAAGGAAAGACTAATCCTTATACTAATGGACGTGATGGTAGAAGTTCCTTGGAAATCATCTTAGCTTTTTATGAATCGGTTAAAAGTGGGAAGAAGATAAATCTTCCTTTAAAAGTATGA
- a CDS encoding NAD(P)-dependent oxidoreductase produces the protein MNKSILLTGATGFIGRNVARVLASKKQDFAVLVRPGTNSTKLKDLTDKCEIVELDLSSVDSLKDFLDKSKFETVIHIGALRGGRKYPQKTYYDTNVKATEQIILNCLKNDSKLLFCSSVGVYGAIPQELPANVNTVYQSDNFYHYTKIKAESIIKKYALSGLKSVILRPTITYGENDYGFPYTLVKLIHRKLLLLPDLAIRIHLAHINTVVEAFYKLAVEDYTGNKIYNIADPSPVKLKELVDFISHRLRDNPYPENRYISARKFRKITTLCQRYGFNSLHTKLRLINYSWFYDVTPSYKELTIQPRKTIPEFKIVIDWYKKIHHIK, from the coding sequence ATGAATAAAAGTATCTTACTAACAGGTGCAACCGGATTTATTGGTCGGAATGTAGCCCGAGTATTAGCTTCTAAAAAACAAGATTTCGCAGTACTGGTCAGACCCGGTACGAATAGTACCAAATTAAAAGATTTAACCGATAAATGTGAGATAGTTGAACTGGATTTGTCATCAGTTGATTCTTTAAAGGATTTTTTAGATAAGAGCAAATTCGAGACGGTAATTCATATTGGTGCTTTACGAGGTGGTCGTAAATACCCTCAGAAAACCTATTACGATACGAATGTCAAAGCTACTGAACAGATCATTTTAAACTGTCTCAAGAATGATTCCAAATTACTTTTTTGTTCGTCTGTAGGTGTCTATGGTGCTATTCCTCAAGAATTGCCTGCAAATGTTAATACGGTATATCAATCTGATAATTTTTATCATTACACAAAGATTAAAGCAGAGTCTATCATCAAAAAATATGCTCTTTCCGGACTAAAGAGTGTCATCTTGAGACCGACAATAACTTATGGTGAAAATGATTATGGGTTTCCCTATACATTAGTGAAGTTGATTCACAGAAAGCTTCTTCTTTTACCTGATCTGGCAATCAGAATCCACTTAGCGCATATTAATACTGTCGTTGAAGCATTCTACAAGCTTGCAGTAGAGGATTATACCGGGAATAAGATCTACAATATTGCGGATCCTTCACCAGTTAAACTAAAAGAACTTGTGGATTTCATCAGTCATAGATTGAGAGACAATCCTTATCCTGAAAACAGATATATCTCTGCCAGAAAATTTCGCAAAATAACAACTTTATGCCAAAGATACGGATTCAACAGCTTACATACCAAGCTCAGATTGATAAATTATAGCTGGTTCTATGATGTTACACCAAGCTACAAGGAGCTGACCATCCAACCCAGAAAAACCATTCCTGAATTCAAGATTGTTATAGACTGGTACAAGAAAATTCATCATATCAAGTAG